One region of Takifugu flavidus isolate HTHZ2018 chromosome 14, ASM371156v2, whole genome shotgun sequence genomic DNA includes:
- the arhgap32b gene encoding rho GTPase-activating protein 32 isoform X5: MKSRPTKQKLKQRGILRERVFGCDLGEHLLNSGHDVPQVLKSCTEFIEKHGVVDGIYRLSGIASNIQKLRHEFDSEQIPDLTKDVYIQDIHCVGSLCKLYFRELPNPLLTYQLYEKFSDAVSAATDEERLIKIHDVIQQLPPPHYRTLEFLMRHLSRLAAFSYVTNMHSKNLAIVWAPNLLRSKQIESACFSGTAAFMEVRIQSVVVEFILNNVDVLFSAKLSSLIREGAGHNSLSRPKSLLISSPSTKLLSLEEAQARTQAQINSPVTEDSKYIEVGEGPAALQGKFHTVIEFPTERKRPPSKSKKSPVGSWRSFFNLGKSSAMSKRKLHRNPSEPNELKAMALAGSRGDTATLRSAKSEESLSSLHNVEGESKVYRPRRPRSSSDALSASFNGELLDSRLHCNSYDNLDPTEDSDGDDGPICVPALISPPRSAGEDVDLSPPDIGMASLDFDPMSFQCSLPDTTYAFPADDCPAGAEGSILKKSPSSICCNTNGSDVISATFLSSLTSPLLFTEINRAVEERAQNKKVTKSFSCTEKPTQAVSPIKCTKNASLTPFSSQELVSKDTPPMNSSGRAVPLLPLSPPSVAKDSPSLMGSVLLRAAEPSLSEAFQIELQSKLAAFDGMESRHLKDDNSREQTKAAGSQEQQGVLGSDSSQDVTTHLVDAAAPSTAPPPAPKNAARMLALALAESAQEVSIHSQSSEPCTPESTPSSQDVSHFQDSSQAPIVTVSEEEPISGSSLPPSQNNPTSTLTSASLCPITSSTTIKQQLLDLSTSIVKISEDTICSTQTDPDSTLSDPPQCSGSPILPSPARKETEDQQTLIGQIPVHTNSSENTPASKPSGSCRDGGVLSQPEIKAEENVPSAMISKPSDHAPPPIQKPKRQALSLPQHQKQPQQQAQAQLRPSAQLQSPSQPPVLSHSQTTTPVQPHAFSKASARVTPTTADHAEKPWEAIKPLQSCTEPLKYHDSCGSVPPPPPVRTIESKLAAAALSQSEASYHVLPKCPTPDHLEDAPSNHPLSPHKSSMHQPTYPYHATGESILIEPPGSGYYYQRPVSLGPQSVPHQCRPEGVPPHLSFVSKSEPQIPYVVRADNRYSTLGPRSYHHSIKSRGNPRNVYTSPGYQGYSHDRPHGYPTIRRVHSLHVPSTIRSVPIQRTEVPPDDDMFLYHRPMHQCKAYQHPSQQTSQADYHVTQLQPYFENGRVQYRYSPYSGSSPLDLSYYDIDPYGTIRVRPHHSFGREPGAVVGRPGGKATGYHYLAHHVLPLGKEHSFVTRDMPPGHGTKDASFLTWDPEESERLRMHSIRRESRARQKVKGPVLSQYDNVGLFAPADISGYETQHLRSKSDPGKTAVAATESKDGRYHPRHMASEPEVLTYMETDKYAQSSLTSDKSEGKQSSSKRCQSSHSVPVTLSHNVSYQQDGGYREAKYETTEDKQSGDSSRSKHWQQEHPSKRNTQPRYECPNFDHHQSKLKTASGYHNSDDQPSARSKPERSHSVREQQHCSQAKPELDRDYSYQKHGTKIVQSHYDNLDDYHPIPQPQAPVQKCEGSGSYPAPGFTANHSNRAYSTALGQGAFIQTDLAMQRPETEIRTE; encoded by the exons ATGAAGTCCAGGCCCACCaagcagaagctgaagcagaGAGGCATCCTCCGGGAGAGGGTATTCGGCTGTGACTTGGGGGAACACCTCCTCAACTCTGGACATGATG TTCCACAAGTCCTCAAAAGCTGCACTGAGTTTATTGAGAAGCACGGGGTGGTGGATGGCATCTACCGACTGTCTGGAATCGCCTCAAATATCCAGAAATTGCG GCACGAGTTCGATTCTGAACAGATCCCTGACCTGACCAAAGATGTTTACATCCAGGACATCCACTGTGTCGGCTCGCTGTGTAAGCTCTACTTCAGGGAGCTGCCAAATCCCCTGCTGACCTACCAGCTCTATGAGAAATTCTCT GATGCTGTTTCAGCAGCAACTGATGAAGAAAGGCTCATCAAAATCCACGATGTCATCCAGCAGCTTCCCCCGCCACATTACAG AACCCTGGAGTTCCTAATGAGGCACCTTTCTCGGCTGGCAGCTTTCAGCTATGTCACCAACATGCACAGCAAGAACTTGGCAATTGTCTGGGCACCAAACCTGCTGAG GTCTAAACAGATCGAATCTGCCTGCTTCAGTGGTACAGCGGCTTTTATGGAAGTAAGAATCCAGTCGGTAGTTGTGGAATTTATCCTCAACAATGTGGATGTTCTTTTCAGTGCCAAACTCAGCTCGCTGATACGAGAGGGAGCAG GTCATAACTCTCTGTCACGTCCCAAATCCCTGCTAATTTCATCACCCTCCACCAAACTCCTGAGCCTGGAGGAGGCCCAGGCCAGGACCCAGGCTCAGATCAATTCTCCAGTTACCGAGGACAGCAAGTACATCGAGGTGGGCGAAGGTCCAGCCGCCCTACAGGGGAAATTCCACACTGTCATTGAGTTTCCTACAGAGAG GAAAAGGCCTCCCAGTAAGTCCAAGAAGTCGCCTGTGGGGAGTTGGCGTTCTTTCTTTAATTTGGGCAAGTCTTCAGCTATGTCCAAACGCAAGCTGCACCGCAACCCCAGTGAGCCCAATGAACTCAAGGCCATGGCCCTTGCTG gaagcagaggagatACCGCTACATTAAGATCAGCTAAAAGTGAAGAATCACTCAGTTCACTGCACAATGTTGAAG gagaGTCCAAGGTGTACCGGCCACGGCGACCACGCTCCAGCAGTGATGCCCTGTCTGCCTCATTTAATGGCGAGTTGCTGGACAGCCGGTTGCACTGCAACTCCTATGACAACCTTGACCCAACAGAGGAcagtgatggagatgatggGCCGATTTGTGTGCCTGCCCTCATCTCACCTCCCCGCTCAGCTGGTGAAGACGTGGACCTCAGCCCACCAGATATTGGCATGGCCAGCCTGGATTTCGACCCAATGTCTTTCCAATGTAGTCTCCCTGACACCACCTATGCCTTTCCCGCAGATGACTGTCCGGCTGGGGCTGAGGGTTCCATTTTGAAAAAGAGCCCCAGCAGCATCTGTTGTAACACCAATGGCTCTGATGTCATCTCTGCCACGTTCTTGAGCAGTTTGACTTCCCCATTGTTGTTCACAGAGATCAATAGGGCTGTAGAAGAGAGGGCCCAAAACAAGAAAGTGACCAAATCCTTTTCTTGCACTGAAAAACCCACTCAGGCTGTGTCACCTATTAAATGTACAAAGAATGCAAGTTTGACACCATTTTCCAGTCAGGAGCTTGTCTCTAAAGACACACCACCTATGAATAGTAGTGGACGTGCTGTCCCTCTCTTACCATTATCACCCCCTTCAGTAGCCAAGGACTCTCCTTCCCTGATGGGCAGTGTCCTGCTGAGGGCCGCTGAGCCGTCGCTTAGTGAAGCTTTCCAGATTGAGTTGCAATCCAAGCTGGCAGCATTTGACGGCATGGAGAGTCGACACCTGAAGGACGACAACAGCAGGGAGCAGACAAAAGCTGCCGGCAGCCAAGAGCAGCAGG GAGTTTTAGGCTCAGATTCATCACAGGATGTCACCACTCATTTGGTCGACGCTGCAGCTCCTTCTACTGCCCCTCCTCCCGCTCCTAAAAATGCTGCCCGTATgttggccctggccctggctgAGTCTGCCCAAGAGGTGTCAATTCACTCTCAGTCTTCTGAGCCGTGTACACCGGAGTCCACTCCATCGTCACAGGACGTTTCCCATTTCCAGGACTCGTCACAGGCGCCAATTGTGACTGTCTCTGAAGAGGAACCGATTAGTGGGAGTTCATTACCACCATCGCAAAACAACCCTACTTCGACTCTCACATCAGCCTCACTGTGTCCTATTACTTCCAGTACTACTATCAAGCAGCAACTACTAGATTTATCCACCTCCATTGTTAAAATATCAGAAGATACCATATGTTCTACACAGACAGACCCGGACTCAACTCTATCAGATCCTCCTCAATGCTCCGGATCACCCATCTTACCTTCTCCAGCcagaaaagagacagaggacCAGCAGACTTTAATTGGACAGATCCCAGTTCATACCAATTCATCCGAGAACACCCCAGCCTCCAAACCCAGTGGCAGCTGCAGGGACGGCGGCGTTTTATCACAGCCAGAG ataaaagcagaagaaaatgtgCCATCTGCGATGATTTCCAAGCCATCAGACCATGCACCCCCACCAATTCAGAAACCCAAAAGGCAGGCTCTGTCACTGCCACAACATCAGAAACAACCTCAGCAGCAAGCTCAGGCACAGCTTCGTCCTTCAGCCCAACTTCAGTCGCCTTCTCAGCCACCAGTACTGTCTCACAGCCAGACGACGACACCGGTGCAACCCCATGCCTTTTCAAAGGCCAGTGCCAGAGTCACCCCGACTACGGCTGATCATGCTGAAAAGCCTTGGGAGGCCATAAAACCACTGCAATCCTGTACTGAGCCTTTAAAGTATCACGATTCTTGTGGCTCTgtacctccaccccctcctgtCCGCACCATTGAAAGTAAACTGGCCGCAGCAGCACTTAGCCAGAGTGAAGCCTCCTATCATGTCCTTCCTAAATGTCCTACTCCCGATCATCTGGAGGATGCACCATCTAACCATCCACTGTCTCCTCACAAATCTTCCATGCACCAGCCGACCTATCCGTACCATGCTACAGGGGAATCGATCTTAATTGAGCCTCCAGGATCTGGATACTACTATCAAaggcctgtttctctgggcccACAGTCTGTGCCACACCAGTGCCGGCCAGAGGGCGTACCCCCACACCTCTCCTTTGTGTCTAAGTCTGAGCCTCAGATACCCTATGTTGTACGAGCAGACAACAGATACAGCACTTTAGGCCCCAGGTCCTACCACCACTCTATAAAGTCCAGAGGAAACCCCCGCAACGTGTATACGTCACCAGGGTATCAGGGTTATAGCCACGACAGACCTCATGGCTATCCCACCATTCGCAGAGTGCACTCTCTTCATGTTCCGTCTACTATCCGCTCGGTGCCCATTCAAAGGACTGAGGTTCCTCCCGATGATGATATGTTTTTGTATCACCGACCCATGCACCAGTGCAAAGCCTACCAGCATCCTTCACAGCAAACCTCACAAGCCGACTACCATGTCACCCAGCTGCAGCCTTACTTTGAGAATGGACGGGTACAGTATCGCTACAGTCCCTACTCTGGCTCAAGCCCCTTAGATTTATCTTACTACGACATTGACCCTTATGGTACGATCCGTGTGCGACCCCACCACTCCTTTGGTCGAGAACCAGGAGCCGTTGTTGGTCGGCCAGGTGGGAAGGCAACTGGATACCACTACCTTGCTCACCATGTTCTCCCACTCGGGAAGGAGCATAGCTTTGTGACTAGAGACATGCCCCCCGGTCATGGTACCAAGGATGCTTCTTTCCTTACTTGGGACCCAGAGGAGTCAGAAAGACTCCGTATGCACTCCATTCGCAGGGAAAGCAGGGCAAGACAGAAAGTCAAAGGCCCTGTCCTGTCTCAATATGACAATGTCGGCCTCTTTGCTCCTGCAGATATATCAGGGTATGAAACTCAGCATTTGCGCAGTAAATCCGACCCAGGAAAAACTGCGGTGGCTGCGACCGAGAGCAAGGATGGACGTTACCACCCCAGGCATATGGCATCGGAGCCCGAAGTCCTCACTTACATGGAGACTGATAAATATGCCCAAAGCAGTTTGACATCTGACAAGTCAGAGGGCAAGCAAAGCAGTTCCAAGAGATGCCAGTCTTCTCATTCCGTTCCAGTTACCCTGAGCCACAATGTCTCCTACCAGCAGGATGGCGGCTACCGTGAGGCTAAGTATGAAACGACAGAGGACAAGCAAagtggagacagcagcaggtccaAACATTGGCAGCAGGAGCATCCCAGCAAAAGGAACACACAACCACGTTACGAGTGTCCTAATTTTGACCACCACCAGAGTAAACTGAAAACAGCAAGCGGCTACCACAATTCAGACGATCAGCCATCAGCCCGTTCTAAACCGGAGCGTTCACACAGCGTccgagagcagcagcactgcagccagGCGAAACCTGAACTGGACAGAGACTACTCTTACCAGAAACATGGCACTAAAATTGTGCAGTCCCACTACGATAACTTGGACGATTACCACCCAATACCTCAGCCTCAGGCCCCTGTCCAAAAATGTGAAGGCTCGGGTTCATATCCTGCCCCAGGATTCACAGcaaaccacagcaacagagcatACTCCACCGCACTGGGTCAGGGAGCCTTTATTCAGACTGACTTGGCTATGCAGAGGCCAGAGACAGAGATACGTACAGAATGA